Proteins encoded by one window of Cellvibrio sp. KY-GH-1:
- the hflD gene encoding high frequency lysogenization protein HflD, translating to MSKNWQDITLALAGIFQGTALVEQVAKTGYLPPEAFKCNIESILDLNPSSTLAVYGGQIENLRTGLEVMRELLQPNSQKHREALRYGLGVLHLQKKLAGRRDMLGVIASRIDQVNQQAQHFSSTHDNVIANLGTLYSETISTFRFRIQVNGDYNYLQQQRIANQIRALLLSSIRSAMLWRQVGGNRWQLLFNRKDIARQVDDLLRRI from the coding sequence GTGAGTAAAAATTGGCAAGACATAACCCTCGCCCTCGCCGGCATATTTCAAGGCACTGCATTAGTGGAGCAAGTCGCCAAAACCGGTTACCTGCCGCCCGAGGCCTTTAAGTGCAATATCGAATCCATACTGGACCTTAATCCCTCCAGCACCTTGGCAGTCTACGGAGGCCAGATAGAAAACTTGCGTACCGGCCTTGAGGTAATGCGGGAACTGCTGCAGCCCAATTCTCAAAAACACCGCGAAGCCTTGCGTTACGGCTTGGGTGTGTTGCATTTACAAAAAAAACTGGCTGGGCGCCGCGATATGCTGGGCGTTATCGCCAGCCGCATTGATCAAGTGAATCAACAAGCGCAGCACTTTTCCTCGACGCACGATAATGTCATCGCCAATTTAGGCACCCTGTATAGCGAAACTATTAGTACATTCCGTTTTCGCATTCAGGTGAATGGTGACTACAATTACCTGCAACAACAACGCATCGCCAACCAGATTCGCGCCCTTTTACTATCCTCGATTCGCTCTGCCATGTTATGGCGCCAGGTCGGTGGCAACCGCTGGCAATTACTCTTTAATCGCAAGGACATCGCCCGGCAGGTAGATGATTTACTGCGTCGCATTTAA
- the mnmA gene encoding tRNA 2-thiouridine(34) synthase MnmA yields MTQASNPVVSAGARVIVGMSGGVDSSVSALLLKQQGYQVEGLFMKNWDEDDGTEYCTAKADLADAQMVCDRIGIKLHTANFAAEYWDNVFEHFLEEYKAGRTPNPDILCNREIKFKVFMEYARMLGGELIATGHYVRRSDINGRAHLLKGLDPNKDQSYFLHAVGENEFAHSLFPVGELEKPEVRRIAEEHGLITHNKKDSTGICFIGERRFKDFLQQYLPAQPGEIQTAGGKVIGEHMGLMYHTIGQRQGLGIGGVKGANEEPWFVAQKDLTRNVLVVVQGTDHPLLYTNHLIAQQAHWINGAPPSHEVRCTAKTRYRQPDQDCTVQILADGTLDVLFDQPQRAVTPGQSVVFYQDDICLGGAVIESTDNR; encoded by the coding sequence ATGACTCAAGCTTCCAATCCCGTAGTTTCAGCCGGTGCACGCGTTATCGTGGGCATGTCCGGCGGTGTGGACTCCTCCGTATCAGCACTTTTGCTCAAACAACAGGGATATCAGGTCGAAGGCCTGTTTATGAAGAATTGGGATGAGGATGACGGCACTGAATACTGTACCGCCAAGGCCGACCTGGCCGATGCGCAGATGGTTTGTGACCGCATTGGCATCAAGCTGCATACCGCCAATTTCGCTGCAGAATATTGGGATAACGTCTTTGAACACTTCTTGGAAGAGTACAAAGCTGGCCGCACCCCGAACCCCGACATCCTCTGCAACCGCGAAATCAAATTTAAAGTGTTTATGGAGTATGCGCGTATGCTCGGCGGTGAGCTCATCGCCACCGGCCATTACGTGCGCCGCTCTGATATCAATGGACGCGCGCACCTGTTAAAAGGCCTCGACCCTAACAAAGACCAGAGCTATTTCCTCCATGCCGTGGGCGAAAACGAATTTGCCCACTCGCTCTTTCCAGTAGGCGAACTGGAAAAGCCGGAGGTGCGCCGCATCGCCGAAGAACACGGCTTAATCACCCACAACAAGAAGGATAGCACCGGCATCTGCTTTATCGGAGAGCGCCGCTTCAAGGATTTCCTGCAGCAATATTTACCCGCTCAACCAGGTGAGATTCAAACTGCCGGAGGCAAGGTCATTGGCGAACATATGGGTCTGATGTACCACACCATCGGTCAACGTCAGGGGCTGGGGATTGGAGGAGTTAAAGGCGCTAATGAAGAACCCTGGTTTGTGGCGCAAAAGGATCTCACACGCAACGTTCTGGTGGTTGTTCAAGGCACAGATCACCCTCTTTTATATACCAATCATCTAATTGCCCAGCAGGCCCATTGGATTAATGGTGCTCCGCCCTCACATGAAGTGCGATGCACCGCGAAAACCCGCTATCGCCAACCCGATCAGGATTGCACTGTACAGATTCTGGCCGACGGCACTCTGGATGTTCTCTTTGACCAACCGCAGCGGGCGGTAACCCCGGGACAATCAGTGGTGTTTTACCAGGATGATATTTGTCTGGGTGGCGCCGTCATCGAATCGACTGACAACCGCTAA
- a CDS encoding NUDIX hydrolase: MTWAPHVTVATIIERDNRYLMVYEESDGKKVYNQPAGHLDPNETLLDAAIRETLEETGWAIQLTGVVGVNLYTAPSNGITYFRTTFIGEAISHDAKRPLDTGIIEAVWLSYEELLERKEQLRSPMTLQIIEDYRAGRRFPLSVVG; encoded by the coding sequence ATGACTTGGGCGCCCCATGTAACTGTTGCCACCATCATTGAACGCGATAACCGCTATTTAATGGTGTATGAAGAATCCGATGGAAAAAAAGTTTACAACCAACCTGCTGGGCATCTTGACCCTAATGAAACACTGCTCGATGCCGCGATTCGAGAAACATTGGAAGAAACCGGTTGGGCAATTCAATTAACCGGTGTGGTTGGTGTGAATCTTTATACTGCCCCCAGCAACGGAATTACTTATTTCCGCACTACATTTATTGGCGAGGCGATTAGCCACGACGCCAAGCGCCCGCTGGATACTGGCATTATTGAGGCTGTCTGGTTGAGCTACGAAGAGCTGCTGGAACGCAAAGAGCAGCTGCGCAGCCCAATGACCCTTCAAATTATTGAGGATTACCGGGCAGGACGCCGTTTCCCCTTGAGTGTTGTCGGCTAA
- a CDS encoding efflux RND transporter periplasmic adaptor subunit — MSKLKSSLIALFSLLGVLAIVAGVKASQIATLMSGGAPQVPAETISTFTAEMQQWPNTYTAMGTVEASEGIVISAEVAGKVKKIDFKSGEQVKKGTVILVQESGNEEAQLSAAEARLRLAKSNYDRLVELRKRNTVSQSELDAAVQQMESAQGDVNDLKTTLQKKLVRAPFDGRLGIRKVDLGEDMQVGTEIVSLQAINSVRVNFPVPQFWLVQMTRGLPVQVNVGDGSDANLQGQITAIGAEINTTTRNAIVQSNMGNEKNLLIPGMAVETTVTLSEPQDVLAVPATSVIFATYGDTVFVVDKAEGGKLTARQQFVRLGKSRGDFIEILDGLKPGDVVVSAGAFRLRNGQSVVVSSLPTPEFKQDPTPSDS; from the coding sequence ATGAGCAAACTGAAATCATCATTGATTGCGTTATTCAGTCTGTTGGGCGTACTGGCGATTGTTGCCGGTGTCAAGGCAAGTCAAATTGCAACCCTGATGAGCGGTGGTGCCCCGCAGGTCCCAGCGGAAACAATCAGTACTTTTACCGCTGAAATGCAACAGTGGCCCAATACCTATACGGCCATGGGAACTGTTGAGGCATCGGAAGGTATTGTCATTTCGGCGGAAGTCGCCGGTAAGGTAAAAAAGATCGATTTCAAATCGGGTGAGCAGGTCAAAAAGGGAACTGTGATTCTGGTGCAAGAGTCGGGAAATGAAGAGGCTCAGCTGAGTGCTGCAGAAGCTAGATTGCGCTTGGCCAAATCCAATTACGATCGTCTGGTAGAGCTGCGCAAGCGTAACACTGTGTCACAAAGCGAGCTTGATGCTGCGGTACAGCAAATGGAATCGGCGCAGGGTGACGTTAACGATCTGAAAACCACGCTGCAGAAAAAATTGGTCCGTGCGCCTTTTGATGGTCGCCTGGGAATTCGTAAAGTGGATTTGGGCGAGGACATGCAGGTAGGTACAGAAATTGTGTCACTTCAGGCTATTAATAGTGTGCGCGTGAACTTTCCTGTCCCACAATTTTGGTTGGTTCAAATGACCCGCGGTTTGCCAGTGCAAGTCAATGTGGGTGATGGCTCTGATGCAAACCTGCAAGGGCAAATTACCGCCATCGGTGCAGAGATTAACACCACAACGCGCAATGCGATTGTCCAATCCAATATGGGTAACGAAAAGAATCTGCTAATTCCCGGCATGGCGGTGGAAACTACCGTTACCCTGTCTGAACCGCAAGATGTGCTGGCGGTGCCGGCGACATCGGTCATTTTTGCTACCTATGGAGATACCGTATTTGTGGTTGATAAAGCCGAAGGTGGCAAGCTGACTGCGCGTCAGCAATTCGTACGCCTAGGTAAGTCACGGGGTGATTTCATTGAAATTCTGGATGGTTTAAAGCCTGGTGACGTTGTTGTAAGCGCGGGTGCATTCCGCTTGCGTAACGGACAATCAGTGGTGGTTAGCAGTTTGCCGACCCCTGAATTCAAGCAAGATCCAACTCCCAGTGATAGCTAA
- a CDS encoding efflux RND transporter permease subunit — protein MKFTDIFIKRPVLAIVVSLLILILGIQAGTNLTVRQYPRSDMSVIIINTVYVGANAELVRGFVTAPIERAIASAGGIDYIESQSGMSSSTVTAHLRLNYDPLKAMTEISAKVNQVRNELPPEAEVPAIRIESADSQFAAAYLSFSSEILEQNQITDFLTRSIQPRLIAVNGVQKAEVLGARTFAMRIWLKPDRMAALNVTPVQVRAALQANNVQAAVGQTRGTYTQVNLRADTDLKSVDEFKQLVIRNSADGIIRLSDIADVVLGAENYDTVVNYSGDTAVFMGVWVAPNANALDVMKAVTKEMELIKADLPSGLDGTIAYDSTKYIDAAIHEVIKTLTETLFIIVVVIFLFLGWSRSVIIPVLAIPLSLVGALFIMQVCGFSLNLLTLLSIVLCVGLVVDDAIVMVENIERHIQDGMKPYQAAIISARELAGPILAMTVTLASVYVPIGLQGGLVGSLFREFSITLAGAVTISAIVAITLSPMLGARMLKSHTGLNAPLEKPFEKFRIWYMRKLDTSLQNRFGVYIFWVGIAAMCIPLYNMSPKELAPVEDQGVIFGIVEAQANSTIDQSAHYGKQVNEVFMSVPETDFTFQLTMPTGGFSGMVTKPWEERDRDVFQMMPEVQQKLSEIAGVKILPITPPALPGGGQFPVEFVIASTADIKDIYGYAQKLEEAMAKSGKFYFQTLDVKVDQPDYKLSIDREKVADLGLDLQTVTNDVGTLLGGGWVNRFNMSGQSYKVIPQVKRESRLTPEDLASLYVTGPDGNLIRLDQVASLTHSTEPRSINRMQQLNAVKISGVPGVTLAEALSFIETEARNILPNSYTIDYTGESRQLKREGNTFLPAFIMAIVMIFLVLAAQYNSFRDPLVILAGSVPLAMFGALLFTFWKMPAPIPFFTDGFTSTLNIYSQVGLVTLMGLIARNGILVVEFANKLQEEGMAKLQAIREASSLRLRPVMMTSVATIAGHTPLIFAAGAGAEARNSIGIVLVLGMTIGTFFTLFVLPSVYMLLAKDHQHDRENLEHLAETN, from the coding sequence ATGAAATTTACCGATATTTTTATTAAGCGCCCGGTGCTCGCCATAGTAGTGAGTTTGTTAATCCTGATACTTGGGATTCAGGCCGGCACTAACCTGACAGTGCGGCAATACCCGCGCAGCGATATGTCAGTCATTATTATCAATACTGTTTATGTCGGCGCTAACGCTGAGTTAGTGCGCGGATTTGTAACTGCTCCGATTGAGCGCGCTATAGCATCTGCCGGCGGTATTGATTATATCGAGTCGCAAAGTGGGATGAGCTCATCCACAGTGACTGCGCACTTGCGCCTTAATTACGATCCTCTGAAAGCCATGACGGAAATTTCCGCTAAGGTGAATCAGGTGCGTAATGAACTACCTCCCGAAGCTGAAGTGCCTGCTATTCGTATCGAGTCGGCTGATTCACAGTTTGCTGCCGCCTATTTGAGTTTTAGTTCGGAAATTCTTGAGCAAAACCAGATTACCGATTTCTTAACTCGGTCTATTCAGCCGCGCTTAATTGCAGTGAATGGCGTGCAAAAAGCTGAAGTGTTGGGTGCGCGTACTTTTGCAATGCGCATTTGGTTAAAGCCGGATCGCATGGCTGCGCTGAATGTAACTCCCGTGCAGGTGCGCGCGGCGTTGCAGGCAAATAACGTACAGGCAGCGGTGGGCCAGACGCGTGGTACCTATACGCAAGTTAACCTGCGTGCTGATACTGATTTAAAAAGTGTTGATGAGTTTAAGCAATTAGTAATTCGCAATTCTGCCGACGGAATTATTCGTTTAAGTGATATTGCTGACGTAGTTTTGGGGGCAGAAAACTATGACACGGTGGTTAACTACTCAGGTGATACAGCGGTGTTTATGGGCGTTTGGGTTGCACCGAACGCCAACGCACTGGATGTAATGAAAGCGGTCACCAAAGAGATGGAATTGATTAAAGCAGATCTTCCTTCGGGGTTGGATGGAACTATCGCTTACGATTCCACCAAGTATATTGATGCCGCTATTCATGAGGTGATCAAAACTCTCACGGAAACTTTGTTCATTATCGTGGTGGTTATCTTCCTGTTCCTGGGGTGGAGCCGCTCGGTGATTATCCCTGTGCTCGCTATTCCGCTGTCACTAGTCGGTGCGCTGTTTATTATGCAAGTGTGTGGGTTCTCGTTGAACTTGTTAACCCTGTTATCCATCGTGTTGTGTGTAGGTTTGGTGGTGGATGATGCGATTGTGATGGTGGAAAACATCGAGCGTCACATTCAGGACGGAATGAAGCCTTATCAGGCCGCTATTATTTCTGCGAGAGAGCTGGCCGGCCCGATTTTGGCGATGACGGTAACCTTGGCCTCGGTGTACGTACCTATAGGTTTGCAAGGTGGTCTGGTTGGTTCTCTATTTCGTGAATTTTCGATAACACTTGCGGGCGCTGTAACTATTTCCGCGATCGTGGCGATTACGCTGTCCCCGATGTTGGGTGCACGTATGTTGAAATCCCATACGGGGCTTAACGCCCCGCTCGAAAAACCGTTTGAAAAGTTTCGTATCTGGTATATGCGCAAGCTGGATACCTCTCTGCAAAATCGTTTTGGTGTTTACATATTCTGGGTCGGTATTGCGGCTATGTGTATTCCGCTTTACAACATGTCGCCCAAAGAATTGGCACCGGTGGAAGATCAGGGTGTTATCTTCGGCATTGTTGAGGCTCAAGCGAACTCGACTATAGATCAGTCCGCTCATTATGGTAAGCAAGTGAACGAAGTCTTTATGAGTGTTCCTGAGACGGACTTTACCTTTCAGCTGACCATGCCTACCGGCGGGTTCTCCGGCATGGTTACCAAGCCTTGGGAGGAGCGTGATCGCGATGTATTCCAGATGATGCCGGAAGTACAACAAAAGCTAAGTGAAATTGCCGGTGTAAAAATTCTACCCATTACTCCACCAGCCTTGCCCGGAGGTGGCCAGTTCCCGGTAGAGTTTGTTATCGCGTCGACTGCGGATATCAAAGATATTTACGGGTACGCTCAAAAGCTGGAGGAGGCGATGGCGAAGTCCGGCAAGTTCTATTTCCAAACTTTGGATGTGAAAGTGGATCAGCCAGATTACAAGCTAAGTATCGACCGCGAAAAAGTCGCCGACTTAGGGCTTGATTTGCAAACCGTGACCAATGATGTGGGGACTTTGCTCGGCGGTGGCTGGGTAAATCGCTTCAACATGTCCGGACAAAGTTACAAGGTGATTCCTCAGGTTAAACGTGAGTCGCGCCTGACGCCAGAAGATTTGGCCAGCCTTTATGTAACTGGACCTGATGGGAATTTGATTCGCCTGGATCAGGTCGCCAGTCTTACGCACTCTACCGAACCACGCAGTATCAACCGTATGCAGCAACTCAATGCGGTGAAAATCAGTGGTGTACCTGGCGTGACGCTGGCGGAAGCGTTAAGTTTTATTGAGACTGAAGCGCGCAACATTCTGCCTAATAGTTACACCATTGATTATACCGGCGAGTCACGTCAGTTAAAGCGTGAGGGCAACACCTTCCTTCCGGCCTTTATTATGGCGATTGTTATGATTTTCCTGGTGTTAGCTGCGCAGTACAACAGTTTCCGCGATCCACTGGTTATTCTGGCTGGGTCTGTACCTTTGGCCATGTTTGGTGCGCTCTTATTTACCTTCTGGAAAATGCCCGCGCCGATTCCATTCTTCACCGATGGCTTTACCAGTACGCTCAATATTTATTCGCAGGTTGGTTTAGTTACCTTGATGGGCCTGATTGCGCGCAATGGAATTCTGGTAGTGGAGTTTGCTAATAAGCTGCAAGAAGAGGGGATGGCGAAGTTACAAGCGATTCGCGAAGCTTCTTCGTTGCGTTTGCGTCCAGTAATGATGACCAGTGTTGCAACAATCGCGGGTCATACACCGTTGATTTTTGCGGCGGGTGCGGGCGCTGAGGCGCGCAATTCAATCGGTATAGTTCTGGTACTTGGAATGACCATCGGTACCTTCTTTACGTTGTTCGTACTCCCGTCTGTGTACATGCTGCTGGCTAAAGACCATCAACACGATCGCGAAAATCTGGAGCATTTGGCGGAAACCAATTAG
- the apbC gene encoding iron-sulfur cluster carrier protein ApbC: MAATTIANQQIPGVKHIIAVASGKGGVGKSTTSVNLALALAAEGHRVGILDADIYGPSQPQMLGVGQKRPQIVGEAGQQQMLPLVAYGIQSISMGYLVTEETPMLWRGPMATGALQQLLMQTRWDNLDYLIIDMPPGTGDIQITLAQKVPLTGAVIVTTPQDIALLDAKKAVEMFRKVNVPVLGVVENMAIHICTNCGHEEHIFGEGGGERMARDYHTELLGSLPLELSIRVDADAGKPSVAANPDSAVSQRYRSIARKLIGKVEAHNAEANGFPDIEFSDD; the protein is encoded by the coding sequence ATGGCCGCCACTACAATTGCTAATCAACAAATTCCCGGTGTTAAACACATTATTGCAGTAGCCTCAGGTAAAGGAGGTGTGGGTAAGTCCACTACTTCAGTAAACCTTGCGTTAGCGCTTGCAGCAGAAGGGCATCGGGTGGGTATCCTTGATGCCGATATTTATGGCCCGAGTCAACCGCAAATGCTGGGTGTTGGTCAAAAGCGCCCGCAAATAGTGGGCGAGGCAGGACAACAACAAATGTTGCCTTTGGTTGCTTACGGTATCCAGTCGATCTCCATGGGCTATTTGGTAACTGAAGAAACCCCTATGCTGTGGCGCGGCCCTATGGCCACCGGCGCTTTGCAGCAATTATTAATGCAGACACGCTGGGATAATTTGGATTATTTAATAATTGATATGCCCCCTGGTACTGGCGACATTCAAATTACCCTTGCTCAGAAAGTGCCGCTCACCGGTGCAGTGATTGTGACAACCCCGCAGGACATTGCATTGCTGGATGCAAAGAAAGCAGTGGAGATGTTCCGCAAAGTTAATGTGCCTGTGTTGGGTGTAGTAGAGAATATGGCGATCCATATTTGCACCAACTGCGGCCATGAAGAACATATATTTGGTGAGGGCGGCGGCGAGCGAATGGCGCGAGATTATCACACGGAATTGCTTGGTTCTTTGCCTCTGGAGTTGTCTATTCGTGTTGATGCGGATGCGGGCAAACCTTCCGTGGCGGCAAATCCTGATTCTGCAGTCAGCCAACGTTATCGTTCAATAGCGCGCAAGTTAATCGGGAAAGTAGAAGCGCACAATGCGGAAGCGAATGGCTTTCCCGATATTGAGTTTAGCGATGATTAA
- a CDS encoding sorbosone dehydrogenase family protein: MRSLNGLLIVIGLWLACPVSMAASYQTLPTDCDGFAQLPIVSIGGTCLGLVVQRDQQPLLRMPRSLLQTTDNKLLVLDMGGWVPRRGKLLLLDYKDPNKPGRVLLSQLNLPHKILLGPQNKIYIAEADRIQRFEWKNGTLSNIQIVINDLPYYAEYLHPLKSFIFDAQGNLLVNIGSSSDRCEKHVSLEDCKSGIEGAIRRYRYNKENDSFSPAYEVIARGLRNSMALAVHSSGTVLQAENSIDFPDANEPYEEINIIEGDGFYGWPLCYNKNIGLDGRVCREKNYHAPWTLLPPHVAPLDMLYYQHDRLPQLANKLLMSWHGYRVVGNRLVAYVVDGEGRPKLQNHAYFWRAPEQPKGAYTKHQMMPKTGVDDESNGRTLFAQHEEIISQWHAVTGMRPEGAPVGLAQAIDGSVFVVDDRNAAILRLSVGKSYAPQPLASGATRDVSAKSLLPPNVVTALLNKRCAHCHSELHNQPEQLLNLTRWLQPDEEGNTLMEQRLFIDKVRPMPADGQLTPYEKSILQKWLDAM; encoded by the coding sequence ATGCGTAGCTTGAATGGATTATTGATTGTTATTGGTTTGTGGTTAGCGTGTCCCGTTTCTATGGCTGCTTCTTACCAAACGCTCCCTACAGACTGCGATGGCTTTGCGCAGCTGCCAATAGTAAGTATTGGTGGAACTTGTTTGGGGCTGGTTGTGCAGCGTGATCAGCAGCCGCTATTAAGGATGCCTCGCAGTCTATTGCAAACGACAGACAATAAATTATTAGTTCTCGATATGGGCGGTTGGGTGCCCAGGCGTGGGAAACTATTGCTGTTGGATTATAAGGACCCAAATAAACCCGGGCGTGTTTTGCTTTCGCAACTAAATCTTCCTCATAAAATTTTACTAGGACCGCAGAATAAAATTTATATTGCTGAAGCAGATCGCATTCAACGGTTTGAGTGGAAAAATGGAACCTTGTCTAACATTCAAATTGTCATTAATGATTTGCCTTACTATGCGGAATATTTGCATCCGCTTAAAAGCTTTATTTTTGATGCGCAGGGAAACTTGCTAGTCAATATTGGCAGCTCCTCGGATCGCTGTGAAAAACATGTGTCCTTGGAAGATTGCAAATCTGGAATCGAAGGCGCTATTCGCCGATATCGCTATAACAAGGAGAACGATAGTTTCTCGCCAGCGTATGAAGTAATTGCACGCGGTTTGCGCAATTCCATGGCGTTGGCAGTGCATAGTTCAGGCACTGTTTTGCAGGCTGAAAATAGTATTGATTTTCCTGATGCAAATGAGCCTTATGAGGAAATAAATATTATTGAAGGTGATGGTTTTTACGGTTGGCCATTGTGTTACAACAAGAATATCGGGTTGGATGGTAGGGTTTGTCGTGAGAAAAATTACCATGCTCCCTGGACATTGTTGCCTCCGCACGTGGCGCCGTTGGATATGCTTTATTATCAGCACGATAGATTGCCGCAGTTAGCGAATAAGTTATTGATGAGTTGGCATGGATACCGGGTGGTGGGGAATCGATTGGTTGCTTATGTTGTCGATGGGGAAGGGCGGCCTAAATTACAGAATCACGCTTATTTTTGGCGAGCACCGGAACAACCCAAAGGGGCGTATACTAAACACCAAATGATGCCGAAGACAGGCGTGGACGATGAAAGTAATGGGCGCACTTTGTTCGCCCAGCACGAAGAAATTATATCGCAATGGCACGCTGTAACTGGGATGAGGCCTGAGGGTGCTCCGGTAGGACTAGCCCAGGCAATAGACGGTAGTGTATTTGTTGTCGATGATCGCAACGCCGCTATTTTGCGCTTATCCGTAGGAAAATCCTATGCTCCACAACCGCTAGCGAGTGGCGCAACAAGAGATGTGTCTGCCAAATCGCTATTGCCTCCGAATGTCGTAACTGCATTGCTAAACAAACGTTGCGCGCATTGCCATAGTGAATTGCACAATCAGCCAGAACAATTATTAAATCTCACGCGCTGGTTGCAGCCAGATGAAGAAGGAAATACGCTGATGGAGCAGCGTCTGTTCATCGATAAAGTTCGTCCCATGCCGGCGGATGGACAGTTAACGCCTTATGAAAAATCTATACTGCAGAAATGGCTTGATGCGATGTGA
- a CDS encoding glycosyl hydrolase: MIYSKFLAIPLAIGISLTFTACGGGGGGGGDNNSTPAAVSSKVTSSSSSIVSSSSSSTAMSVSSSSAAVAQNCQVDGKSWPVCNQNQSGWAFENGSYCIATSFCPANRTNLPTIAGRDTPVDASATTKTRAVYTYLRSIQGKYTLTGQQDLTWKDAIDMADRVYKDTGKYPALMGYDFMNYGMTASWAEGVKQTDEAIAYANKGGLVTFSWHWRDPSKLNTSDVNNAQFYTKDTAFQIPVKDGALDSTSAAYTHINNGIDLIAAELKKLNDAGVTVLWRPLHEASGNNGDGWFWWGRTRTDGVPQSFAQILLWRHVYDRLVNYHGLHNLLWVWNGQNAAWFPGDDVVDVMSHDIYDGNDNKTYKSQLSTYTQARKYSAEAKLIALSENSYIPDPDKIATDGAWWLWFMTWNDGNFNEVTLESTTHKDNFWSGEYYNTSAHKSKVYNHANMITLDELPKF, encoded by the coding sequence ATGATCTACTCGAAATTTCTGGCAATCCCTCTTGCCATTGGTATTAGTTTGACCTTTACAGCGTGTGGCGGTGGCGGAGGTGGCGGAGGAGATAACAACTCAACGCCGGCGGCAGTAAGCAGCAAAGTAACTTCTAGTAGCAGCTCCATAGTTTCCAGCAGCTCATCCAGTACCGCTATGTCGGTTAGCAGCTCAAGCGCAGCAGTCGCTCAAAACTGTCAAGTTGATGGGAAATCATGGCCAGTGTGTAACCAAAATCAGTCTGGTTGGGCGTTTGAAAATGGCAGCTATTGTATTGCGACCAGTTTTTGCCCGGCCAACCGCACCAATCTGCCTACAATTGCTGGCCGAGACACCCCCGTTGATGCTAGTGCGACAACCAAAACACGCGCAGTTTATACCTACCTGCGCAGCATCCAGGGTAAATACACCCTTACGGGACAGCAAGACCTAACCTGGAAAGATGCGATAGATATGGCAGACCGTGTCTACAAAGATACCGGTAAATACCCTGCCCTGATGGGTTATGACTTTATGAATTACGGCATGACGGCAAGTTGGGCTGAGGGCGTTAAGCAAACTGATGAAGCCATCGCATATGCCAATAAAGGCGGCTTGGTAACCTTTTCTTGGCACTGGCGCGACCCATCCAAATTAAATACGAGTGACGTCAATAATGCGCAGTTTTACACCAAGGACACCGCGTTTCAAATTCCGGTGAAGGATGGAGCGCTTGATTCCACTAGCGCTGCCTACACACACATTAATAACGGTATAGATTTAATTGCCGCAGAATTGAAAAAGCTAAATGACGCAGGCGTGACAGTTTTGTGGCGGCCATTGCATGAAGCGTCAGGCAATAATGGCGACGGTTGGTTCTGGTGGGGCCGCACCCGTACGGACGGAGTACCACAATCCTTTGCTCAAATTTTATTGTGGCGCCATGTTTATGATCGCCTTGTGAATTACCACGGCCTCCATAATTTATTGTGGGTATGGAACGGGCAAAACGCTGCCTGGTTTCCTGGCGATGATGTGGTCGATGTAATGAGCCATGATATTTATGACGGCAATGACAACAAAACCTACAAATCGCAACTGAGCACTTACACTCAAGCCCGCAAATATTCGGCTGAGGCCAAATTAATTGCGCTGAGTGAAAACAGTTATATTCCCGACCCGGATAAAATCGCAACAGACGGCGCTTGGTGGTTATGGTTTATGACCTGGAATGATGGCAATTTTAATGAGGTCACGCTGGAATCCACAACTCACAAAGACAATTTTTGGAGCGGTGAGTATTACAATACCAGCGCGCACAAATCCAAGGTATACAATCACGCGAATATGATTACATTGGATGAGCTACCCAAGTTTTAA